The following proteins are encoded in a genomic region of Rhodoferax aquaticus:
- a CDS encoding c-type cytochrome, which produces MKLIAHLLFAAAAVATQFSAIAADAPAAHVEAPASKQAKPDLAKGSASYGAVCAACHGADGNSGTPGYPKLAQQHPEYLVKQLQEFKSDKRNNAVMKGFASALSDEDMRNIAFWVSSQKAKPGFAKEKELVSLGERIYRGGIADRQVPACAGCHSPNGAGLPSQYPRLGGQHAEYSVAQLVAFRDGVRKNSAQMNQVAAKMNDREIKAVADYIAGLR; this is translated from the coding sequence ATGAAGTTGATTGCACATTTATTATTCGCTGCTGCAGCTGTGGCAACTCAGTTCTCCGCTATAGCCGCAGACGCTCCTGCAGCCCATGTCGAGGCTCCAGCTAGCAAACAAGCAAAGCCTGATCTAGCCAAGGGCTCAGCGAGCTACGGAGCGGTTTGCGCGGCTTGTCACGGTGCTGATGGCAACTCTGGAACGCCAGGGTATCCCAAGCTCGCTCAGCAGCACCCAGAATACTTGGTGAAGCAGCTGCAGGAGTTCAAGTCCGACAAGCGCAACAACGCTGTGATGAAGGGCTTTGCTTCGGCTTTGTCAGATGAAGACATGCGTAACATCGCGTTTTGGGTGTCATCGCAAAAAGCAAAGCCAGGCTTCGCCAAGGAGAAAGAGTTGGTTTCCTTGGGTGAACGTATTTACCGTGGTGGCATCGCGGACCGCCAAGTGCCAGCCTGTGCTGGATGCCACAGCCCAAACGGCGCAGGTTTGCCCTCCCAGTACCCCCGTTTGGGTGGTCAGCATGCTGAGTACTCTGTGGCTCAACTGGTGGCCTTTAGAGATGGCGTTCGCAAGAACAGCGCGCAAATGAACCAAGTTGCTGCGAAGATGAATGACCGTGAAATCAAAGCAGTGGCTGATTACATTGCAGGACTGCGTTGA
- the yihA gene encoding ribosome biogenesis GTP-binding protein YihA/YsxC, translated as MTTNTNPPSLSRPGLPSSTPEKSESAIAMGWMHTARFLTTAPQLHFLPKLDVPEIAFVGRSNAGKSTCINTLTQQKQLAFASKKPGRTQHINLFALGKQGVTDAILTDLPGYGYAAVPKQDKIRWQQVMANYLVTRENLKGIVLMCDPRHGMTELDEILLDVIRPRVQEGLKFLIVLTKADKLNRSEATKALSIAKLQAGGGEVMLFSAPKQKGIDDVAKLLWKWAHPSTPTTAPTDTTAQ; from the coding sequence ATGACAACCAATACAAATCCCCCCTCACTTTCGCGACCCGGGTTACCTTCGAGTACCCCAGAAAAATCCGAGTCCGCCATCGCCATGGGGTGGATGCATACGGCCAGATTTCTTACCACCGCGCCGCAGTTGCATTTTTTACCAAAGCTTGATGTACCCGAAATTGCTTTCGTGGGACGATCCAACGCAGGAAAATCCACTTGCATCAATACGCTGACACAGCAAAAACAGCTGGCTTTTGCCTCCAAGAAGCCAGGCCGCACCCAGCATATCAATCTGTTTGCACTGGGCAAGCAAGGCGTCACAGACGCCATATTGACCGACTTACCTGGTTACGGTTATGCGGCAGTTCCTAAACAAGACAAAATTCGTTGGCAGCAAGTAATGGCGAATTATTTGGTGACCCGGGAGAACCTGAAGGGCATTGTGCTGATGTGCGACCCGCGACACGGCATGACAGAGCTCGATGAAATCCTCTTGGATGTGATTCGGCCAAGGGTGCAAGAGGGACTTAAATTCCTCATCGTTTTAACTAAGGCCGACAAACTGAACCGCAGCGAAGCCACCAAAGCGCTATCGATTGCAAAACTCCAAGCGGGTGGTGGCGAGGTCATGCTCTTTTCAGCGCCAAAGCAAAAAGGCATTGATGATGTGGCAAAGCTCTTATGGAAATGGGCACACCCCAGTACCCCAACCACTGCGCCAACGGACACGACTGCTCAGTAA
- a CDS encoding lipid A biosynthesis acyltransferase yields MPKPINLTTVVLGLVEQLGRLPLPVLRCLGVLLGLGLYVGVGSRRRVVRTNMSLCFPHWTSWEIRLYSLRTFVGFAQAWLDRGWLWTASPELLRRRLKLVGACHELDGQEPTVLFAPHFFGLDAAWTALTLGVPRRFTTIYTDQQNKTSDAWILRGRRRFGSPNVLGRVDGVKPVLASLKRSEPLYLLPDMNFGPEESLFVPFYGVPAATVPSLSRFAKLGRAKVVPVIARMTAQGYSIELLPAWRDFPTADLRADTATMNLRLQGYIDAMPAQYYWVHKRFKDRPDGEAGPY; encoded by the coding sequence ATGCCTAAGCCTATCAACCTAACCACGGTGGTTTTGGGCCTGGTGGAGCAACTAGGGCGGCTCCCTTTGCCCGTGCTTCGTTGTTTGGGAGTTCTCCTGGGTCTGGGTTTGTATGTGGGGGTGGGGTCGCGAAGGAGGGTAGTACGTACCAACATGAGTTTGTGTTTCCCACATTGGACGTCGTGGGAAATCCGTCTTTACTCACTGCGAACCTTTGTCGGTTTTGCACAAGCATGGTTAGATCGTGGGTGGCTGTGGACTGCATCCCCGGAGCTCTTGCGTCGTCGCTTGAAATTGGTGGGGGCTTGTCACGAGCTAGACGGGCAAGAGCCTACGGTCCTATTCGCACCACATTTTTTTGGTTTGGACGCTGCTTGGACTGCTTTGACTCTCGGGGTGCCTAGGCGCTTCACCACGATCTACACCGATCAGCAAAATAAAACGTCTGATGCTTGGATTTTGCGTGGCCGCCGGCGTTTTGGCTCGCCCAATGTATTGGGACGCGTCGATGGGGTAAAGCCAGTGCTTGCATCGCTCAAGCGAAGCGAGCCACTGTACTTGCTACCCGACATGAACTTTGGTCCGGAAGAGTCTTTGTTTGTCCCGTTTTATGGAGTGCCGGCTGCGACCGTGCCATCACTATCGAGGTTTGCCAAGCTGGGACGAGCCAAAGTGGTTCCGGTTATTGCGCGAATGACAGCGCAGGGTTACTCCATTGAACTGCTGCCGGCGTGGAGAGACTTTCCTACAGCGGATTTGCGCGCAGACACTGCCACCATGAATCTGCGACTTCAGGGATACATTGACGCCATGCCCGCGCAATACTATTGGGTGCACAAGCGGTTTAAGGATAGGCCCGATGGGGAGGCAGGTCCTTACTGA
- a CDS encoding cytochrome c biogenesis protein ResB: MTASTEGFVLQTGSRAWRAAVELVSSMRFAISLLTVICIASVIGTVLKQHEPYGNYVNQFGPFWAEVFATVSLYNVYSAWWFLLILAFLVLSTSLCVARNSPKILKDLRSYKENLREQSLLAFGHRAQASMEEAPEGASHRIGRLLTSGGWKVKLQQRDGGGWMLAAKIGSANKLGYIAAHSAIILICVGGLLDGDLVVRAQMLFNGKTPYTGGGMIADVPVQHRLSERNPTFRGNVLVSEGTQSSTATLSQSDGVLLQELPFAIELKKFIVEYYSTGMPKLFASEVVIHDLATGEAKPARVEVNHPANFKGIEIYQSSFDDGGSSLELRAMPIRGHGKPFDLQGTVGGSSKLVAQGGVQELSVEYTGLRVINVENFAQETAATDVRKVDLRASLDARMGAANKTHENKNLRNVGPSVSYKLRDSAGQAREFSNYMLPVDMGDGSPVYLLGMRESPSEPFRYLRVPVDANGSMDEFFRLSGALSDAAMRERAVKRYASKSVDAKRPELVDQLAASSARALALFAGKGPQNSGSPPVAGLQAISDFIEANVPESERNKAGEVLIRILNGTLFELAQVARESEGLKPLVAETSTQQFMTQAVLALSDVPLYPAPVVLQLTNFNQVQASVFQVARAPGKKVVYLGCALLILGIFAMLYIRERRLWVWFAPVTTGNHVTSQVTMAMSMNRKTMDGDREFEQLKDKVLGLTD; this comes from the coding sequence ATGACTGCCTCTACTGAGGGCTTTGTATTGCAGACGGGATCTCGGGCATGGCGCGCGGCCGTGGAGTTGGTGTCCTCCATGCGGTTTGCAATATCGCTATTGACGGTGATTTGTATTGCCTCCGTGATTGGTACGGTGCTTAAGCAGCACGAACCCTACGGAAACTACGTCAATCAGTTTGGACCATTTTGGGCGGAAGTTTTTGCGACAGTAAGTCTCTATAACGTTTACAGCGCTTGGTGGTTCTTGCTGATTCTCGCTTTTTTGGTGCTCAGCACATCGTTATGTGTGGCGCGGAACTCTCCCAAAATATTGAAGGATCTGCGCTCTTACAAAGAGAACCTTCGCGAGCAAAGCCTGTTGGCCTTTGGTCATCGCGCACAGGCCTCTATGGAAGAGGCTCCAGAAGGTGCTTCGCACAGAATTGGTCGTCTGCTGACCTCCGGTGGATGGAAAGTCAAACTGCAGCAACGCGATGGCGGGGGCTGGATGCTTGCTGCCAAGATTGGCTCCGCCAATAAACTTGGCTATATTGCAGCGCATAGCGCCATCATTTTGATTTGTGTGGGTGGGCTATTGGATGGTGACCTGGTTGTTCGGGCTCAAATGCTTTTCAACGGCAAGACACCATATACAGGTGGAGGGATGATTGCGGACGTACCTGTCCAACATAGGTTGAGCGAGCGCAACCCCACCTTCAGGGGGAATGTATTGGTGAGCGAAGGGACGCAATCGAGTACGGCTACGCTGAGTCAGTCGGATGGAGTATTGCTACAAGAGTTGCCATTCGCCATAGAGCTCAAGAAGTTCATCGTTGAGTATTACTCAACCGGTATGCCTAAGCTTTTTGCCAGCGAAGTGGTGATTCACGACTTGGCGACCGGGGAAGCCAAGCCTGCGCGCGTTGAGGTGAACCATCCGGCAAACTTCAAGGGTATTGAGATTTACCAGTCCAGTTTTGATGATGGCGGTAGTAGTTTGGAGCTACGCGCAATGCCGATACGTGGCCACGGTAAGCCTTTCGACCTGCAAGGTACCGTGGGTGGGTCGTCTAAACTGGTGGCTCAAGGTGGCGTGCAAGAGCTGAGCGTGGAGTACACAGGTCTTCGTGTGATCAATGTGGAGAACTTCGCACAAGAAACAGCTGCGACGGACGTTCGCAAAGTGGATTTGAGAGCTTCATTGGATGCGCGCATGGGAGCGGCAAACAAAACCCATGAAAACAAAAACCTGCGCAATGTAGGGCCAAGCGTTAGCTACAAGCTGCGCGACAGCGCTGGACAAGCGCGAGAGTTCAGTAATTACATGCTGCCGGTGGATATGGGGGATGGTTCGCCAGTCTATTTGCTTGGGATGCGCGAGTCTCCATCGGAACCGTTCCGTTACTTGCGTGTTCCTGTGGACGCCAATGGCAGCATGGACGAGTTCTTTCGACTAAGCGGGGCCTTGTCGGACGCAGCCATGCGCGAAAGAGCCGTAAAGCGCTATGCAAGCAAATCTGTTGATGCCAAACGGCCCGAGTTGGTCGATCAACTTGCGGCATCTTCTGCGCGCGCTTTGGCCTTGTTTGCCGGCAAGGGACCGCAAAACTCAGGTAGCCCGCCAGTGGCCGGATTGCAGGCTATTTCAGACTTTATTGAGGCCAACGTCCCAGAGTCTGAACGTAACAAAGCTGGCGAAGTGTTGATCCGCATTTTGAACGGCACGCTGTTTGAACTGGCGCAAGTTGCACGCGAATCGGAAGGGCTCAAGCCGCTAGTTGCAGAAACAAGCACCCAACAGTTTATGACCCAAGCGGTATTGGCGCTGAGTGATGTGCCGCTGTATCCTGCTCCTGTGGTGTTGCAACTGACCAACTTCAATCAGGTACAAGCCAGTGTCTTTCAAGTTGCGCGGGCACCAGGCAAGAAGGTCGTGTATCTTGGATGT